GGGTGACCCGTGAAGAGCTCCGATAGAGCTCACGGAACCAGCCACCCTCTGGATGGGGTTCGAGGCTCCAGTCCTGAATCAGTTGATGGACGACCTCCATCGGTGAGTGGCTCGAAGATGGGGTCTCCTCTGAGATTGGCTCCATCAGTTCAGGGGTTTACTGAAACGCATCAAGCCCCAGCTGAGCTTCCCTGACTGGCCACCATCAACCCAATGGCCTAGCCCGGCATCCATCCGCTCCAGATAAGCCGGCGTGATGCTGCGTTCCAAATCCTCACGGCGTCGTCGCAACTCCAGGCGGACCCTGTTGTAGTGCTCGATCAGCATCGGTGTGCGGTCATGCCATGCCGTACGCGTTAGCCCTGCCTCGGTAGCCCAGCGGTGATACCGCTCTAATGATCCGAGATCCGCAAGGTGAATGCGATCGAGAATCGCCGTCAGTGAATCAGCATTGACACCATCGGCTGCCATGGGGTCGGTCATCACCATCACGCCACCAGGTTTCAGCAAACGTGCTGCTTCCTGCATCACTGTCCGTCGGTCACCGGAGTGGAGAATCGCGTCCTGACTCCAAATCACATCGGCGCAGCCATCGGGGAGGGGAACTGCCTCGAAGGAAGCATCGTGAACGGTGATGCACTCAGAGAGACCGGCCTCTTGATTGAGCAGCCGATGTCGGTTGTTCTCAACGGCGGAGATGTTGATGGCATCCACCCGGATCCCAGGGCTGCTGCAGAGTCTCCTAGCGGCTCCCCCGTAGCCAGACCCGAAGTCCACCACCCTCAGCGTGGTCGCTTGGTTCGGGGGAAGAGGCTGGCCGATCAAGGCGATTAAGGCGTCGACAGTGCGACGGCTTGCGGTTGCGATCGGTTCCTCCGCACTCTCATAAAGGCCGATGTGAATGTCCTCGCCGCCCCAGATGCCTGCGTAAAACCGATCGGCATCATCACTGTCGTAGTAGTTGGCCGCGGTGCTGGCTGCTTCGGAATAGGTGCTCGTCATCGCTCAGATCGCTGTGATGTCGGTGTCGAACAGATATTCCTTCTCAGCGACATGCACGTAGAAGTCGGGATCATCGTGGCCGCGTTGATAGTCGCCATAGCTGGTGATCCGCTGGAAGCCCACCTCTCGCATCAGGCGCCGCACATAGCCGTGCCGCAGCGGGAACATGTTCAGGTGATAGGTGCTTCCATCGCTGAAGGCATAACGGAAACGGGCCAGTCCATCGTCAACGTGTTCCGGTCCCACTTCAACGTCTTTACCGCAATAGACATTGCTCTTGCCGCTTGTGGAGGTTCCCTCCAGCAGGCGGTCATAGTTGCGGTGATCAAGAATCAGAATGCCGTTGTGCTTCAGCACCGCGTAGTACTCGGCCAAGGCCTTTCGACGGTCTCGTTCGCGGAACAGGTGGGTGAATGAGTTACCCAGGCAGATCACGGCGTCGTACTCGCCGTGAATGTCGCGGTTCAGAAAGCGCCAGTCCGCATGAACCGTGCGCATCAGCAGATCGCGTTCCCGGGCGTTTTTGAAGGCACGGGCAAGCATGTTGGGGCTGCCATCCACGCTCACCACATCGAAGCCCTCGCGTAGCAGACGGACGGAATGGAAGCCCGTGCCTGTCGCCACATCCAGGACCGAGCGGGCGCCGTGCTCGTGCAGTAGGCGCACAAAGAAGTTGCCTTCAGCTTCTTCCCTGGCATCCCAATCAATCAGGCGATCCCAGCGGTCTGCGAATTGCTCAATGTATTCCTGCTGATAATGATCCGTTTCCCGGACGCGTTCGGGTCGCTGCCCGAAGCGTTGCGCATCACCGGATTCCGCTGAAGGGTGGCTTCTGAGTGTGGTCATGCCGGTCGGCTCCTCTACTGCGCGGGGGCGGTGCGAAGGACAGCAGCGGCGCTGTCTGACAGCTCGTTACCGACCCTCTGAGCTGTATCGACGTTGCGAAACGGGCTCAATTCGCAACCTAATCACGGCGTTTGAAGCTGTCAGCTACGCAGATGAAGGCTTTGTGGAAAACGGATGGTGACTGACCGCTGATCAGCAGGTCAGGCCACTGCTATAAGCAGCTCAGGCTTGGGCGGAGGCTCTGAAGTGCAGTCAGAGATCTCCATCGAGTCGGTCTGGAAGCTGTTTGGCAAATCCTCTTCAGAGTTGATTGAGCAGCTGCGCTCAGGTGCGGATCCTGAGGATCTTCATGCCAGTCGCGGCGTGCGGGCTGCTGTCCAGGATGTCTCGATGCAGGTTCGTGCCGGCGAGATCTTTGTGGTGATGGGTCTTTCCGGCTCAGGTAAATCCACCTTGCTGAGGATGCTGAATGGTCTGATCTCCCCCTGCGAGGGGGAGGTGACTGTCAAGGGTCGTTCGCTGAACTCGATGACGGCACCCCAGCTCGCGGAGCTGCGGCGTCATCAGATGGCGATGGTTTTTCAGTCGTTCGCGCTCTTCCCCCATCGCAACGTGCTTGAAAATGCTGCTTTTGGTCTTGAGGTTGCGGGCATGGCTCGCAAGGCGAGGACTGATCGCGCCATGCAGGCACTTGAGCGTGTAGGACTGGCCGCAGAGGCCCGTAAAAGACCACGCGAGCTGTCCGGCGGTATGCAGCAAAGGGTCGGTTTAGCTAGGGCTCTGGCCCTTGATCCGCCGATTTTGCTCATGGATGAGGCCTTCTCTGCCTTGGACCCTTTGATCCGCAAGGACATGCAGGATCTGTTGCTGGACCTGCAGGCCGAGCACCGTCGCACGGTGGTGTTCATTTCCCATGATCTTGATGAGGCGATCAGGATCGGTGACCGGATTGCCTTGATGCAGGCCGGGCGTCTATTGCAGTGCGACACCGCTCAGCGGTTGCTGCAGCATCCAGCCAATAACGAGGTCAGACGCTTTTTTCGCGACGTCGATGTGGCGTCCGTTCTGACAGTGGAAGCGATTGTGCAGCCTCCTCCTCGTCTGAGTGTTTGCGATGTGGGCGAACCTCTGCCTGATGACGGGGTCGTCACGATGTATGTGACGGATCGTCTGCAGCATTTTCGCGGTCTGATCCGACCAGGTCTCGGCTGGGTCGACATGGCTGCCATCAAGACCTTGTCGATAGGCACATCGGTGAAGGCGGCCATTGATGTGGTGGCAACCAGTTCTGAGCCAGTGCCCGTGCTGGATGACGAGCAACGGCTGCTGGGCGTGATCAGCGCGCGTCAGTTGCTGCTTGCAATGGAGGCAGGCGGTTGACGCTGATCCTTGCTGCTGCTCATCAACCCGGTTGGCTTGGTCAGGCGATCGATCTTTCTGTTGAGTGGTTGTTGGCCAACGCCCAGGGATTGTTTGATCTGATCAAGGTGTCGGTGCTGGCCCTGGTCTCTGTCACTGAAATGGTGTTGGAGTGGCCACCGGCCTGGATGTTCGCTCTGATTACCGCGGCGCTGGGGTTCTGGCGCGTCAATGGTGGGTTCGCGCTGTTCGTTCTGCTCGGCTTCAATTTGGTGCTCTCTATGGCGCTTTGGAGCGAGATGATCGCCACCCTTTCGCTGGTGATCACAGCCTCCGGTCTGGCTCTGTTGATCGGCCTGCCGCTGGGCATTCTCTCGGCACGTTCACGATTGGTCTGGAGGCTGGTGCGTCCCTGTTTGGATCTGATGCAGACGATGCCTGCTTTTGTTTATCTGATTCCAGCAGTGATGTTGTTCAGCACGGGTGCAGTTCCTTCAATTCTCGCCACTTTGATCTTCGCCATGCCGCCGGTGGTCCGGCTCACGCATCTGGGAATCATCCAGGTTCCGGATGACCTGATCGAAGCCGGTCGCTCCTTCGGCTGCAGCGATCGCCAGTTGCTCTGGAAGGTGCAGATGCCCAGTGCCATTCCCACCGTGATGACCGGGGTCAATCAGACGATCATGTTGTCTCTGTCAATGGTCGTGATCGCTTCGATGATCGGTGGCGGAGGTCTCGGTGATGTGGTGTTGCGTGGGATTCAGCAACTTGATGTGGGGATGGGGTTTGAAGGTGGGATCGCCGTGGTGATCTTGGCGGTGATCCTCGACCGTCTCAGTCAGAGCTTCGCCGGGCGACGCGGATCATCATTTCAACAACGCCTGCGCGCATGGATGGCTGTTTGGAGGTCGTCATGAGCGGTCGACAGATCCGACGACGAGCTGTCCTGCTCGGAGGCCTGGGGGTCGCGGGGATCTCCGCAGCCAGCTTGGTCAAGCTCAGTGCACCATCCTCCTCGGTGAGCTTTTCGCCCCCCGCTGGCAAGGGAGGTGTGGAGGGCTCACGCAGCTCGCTGCCCAGTTCTGCATCCGCAAGACCCACACTGCGCCTTGGTTGGTCACCCTGGGCTGACGCTGAGGTGGTGAGCCTCATTGCTCAGAGAGTGATCCAACAGGCTTACGACGTGAATGTTGAGCGCGTGCTTGCCGACATCGGTATCCAGTACGCCTCCATCGCTCGCGGTGATCTGGATCTGATGCTGATGGCATGGTTGCCGTTGACGCACCGTGACTATTACCGGCGGGTGCGCGATCGGGTCGTCGATTTCGGTTCGATGTATTCAGGCCGTCTGGGCTGGGTGGTGCCGGATTACGTACCTGCCTCGGAGCTCTCTGCGATACCTGATTTACGCGACCCTTCCCTGGCGCGGCGGTTCGACAACCGCGTGCAGGGGATTGATCCTGGCTCGGGCCTGAATCAGGCCTCGGCTGAGGCACTCAAGAACTATCGCCTCAACGATCTGGAGCTGGTTGCGTCAAGCAGTGCTGCCATGACGGCGGTGCTTGATCAGGCCATCCGCAAGCAACGGTGGGTGGTGGTCACCAGCTGGACGCCGCATTGGATGTTCGCTCGTTATAGGTTGCGTTTCCTTCAGGATCCACAACGGGTGTTTGGCGGTATCGAGTGGATTCATGCGCTCGGTCGCCCTCAGCTGGATTTAGATATGCAAGATCTGGCTGGTTTCCTCACTCGCTTCCATTTGCCCGATCAGGAGATGTCGGATTTGCTGTTTCAGGCCAATGATCAGACGGCTGAGGCTGCGGTGGATGACTACATCGCCTCCCATCCGGCACGGGTTCGGTACTGGGTCACTGGTGACATATCGGCAACTTGAGCCGTTGCATTGCTCCCTGATCTGAGAGCTCACTGACCGACCAGGCAGCCAGCAAAAAGCCCCCTCGTGAGAGGGGGCTTTCCGATTCAGTTGACCTGAATCGTTTGTTGATTCCAGATCAACCGATGGCGGGAGCTTGCAGAGCCACAGGAGTGGACTCAGCAGCAGCCAGGTCGAGGGGGAAGTTGTGAGCGTTGCGCTCGTGCATGACTTCCATGCCGAGGTTGGCGCGGTTCAGCACATCAGCCCAGGTGTTCAGGACGCGGCCCTGACCATCAAGGATGGACTGGTTGAAGTTGAAACCGTTCAGGTTGAAGGCCATGGTTGACACGCCAAGGGCGGTGAACCAGATGCCGACAACGGGCCAGGCAGCCAGGAAGAAGTGCAGGCTACGGCTGTTGTTGAACGACGCGTATTGGAAGATCAGGCGACCGAAGTAACCGTGGGCAGCCACGATGTTGTAGGTCTCTTCCTCTTGGCCGAACTTGTAGCCGTAGTTCTGGGACTCGCTCTCGGTTGTTTCACGAACCAAGGAGGAGGTCACCAGTGAACCGTGCATGGCGGAGAACAGTGAACCACCGAAGACGCCAGCCACACCAAGCATGTGGAAGGGGTGCATCAGGATGTTGTGCTCGGCCTGGAACACCAACATGAAGTTGAAGGTGCCGGAGATGCCCAGGGGCATGCCGTCAGAGAAGGAACCCTGACCGAAGGGGTAAACCAGGAACACGGCGGAGGCAGCAGCCACAGGTGCGCTGTAAGCAACGCAGATCCAGGGGCGCATGCCGAGGCGGTAGGAGAGTTCCCACTCGCGACCCATGTAGCAGAAGATGCCGATCAGGAAGTGAAAGACAACCAGCTGGTAAGGACCGCCGTTGTACAGCCACTCGTCGAGAGAAGCAGCTTCCCAGATGGGATAGAAGTGAAGGCCGATGGCATTCGAGGAGGGAACAACAGCACCAGAGATGATGTTGTTGCCATAGATCAGGGAGCCAGCAACGGGCTCACGGATGCCGTCGATGTCGACGGGGGGTGCTGCGATGAACGCAACGATGAAACAGGTGGTGGCAGCCAGCAGGGTGGGGATCATCAGCACACCGAACCAGCCCACATAGAGGCGGTTGTTGGTGGAGGTGACCCACTCGCAGAACTGCTGCCAGCCATTAGCGCCGGAGCGCTGCTGAATGGTGGTGGTCATGAGAACGGGAAAGAATGTCTCCGAGGAGACGGTTACGGAAGGGCAGGAAGCCCTGCCAAGCGTGATTGTAAAGCAACATTGCGCAAGATGTCGCTTGCTTTATGAAGCCGACGTGAAGAACCATTGAGACCTCGCTCAGGCGTTCTCAGGGACGTGGTTGTTAGCGTCCAAGCCATGCAAGGCCTTCTGCAACCGCCTGAGCTCCTGACTCAGCCCAAGCATTCCGGCGAAAGGGTGCTGCTAGTCAGGCTGCCTTGCAACCCCATTTTTCCGATTGGCCCGATCTATCTGGCTGATCACCTACACAAGTGCTTTCCAGGAATCCCCCAGCGGATTCTCGACTTGGCGGCGTTACCGGTTCTGGACGTGCACCGGGTTCTGCGCATCACGATTGACCAATTCCGCCCCACACTTTTGGTGTTTTCCTGGCGGGACATTCAGATCTATGCCCCTGTTGATGGTCGGGGTGGCAACCCACTGCAGAACTCGTTTGAAGTCTTCTACGCCCGCAATCCCCTGAAGCGTTTGCACGGTGCATTAGGTGGACTCCGCCTGATGACCAGCCATTACGGAGAGCTCTCCCGCAATCAGGCTCTGGTGCGCAGAGGGCTTCGTCAAGCAAGGCGTCATCGCCCTGAAGCCAGGGCCGTGCTTGGCGGCGGCGCCGTCAGCGTGTTCTATGAACAGCTCGGACGTTCTCTGCCCAAGGGAACGATTGTGTCCGTGGGCGAGGGCGAGCCTCTTCTGGAGAAACTGCTTCTCGGTCAATCACTGGATGGAGAGCGCTGTTTCGTGGTTGGTGACCCCCCTCGGCCGGGGCTGATCCATGAGCAACCGGAGAGTCGACCGAAAACGGCATGCGACTACGACTACATCGCCTCGATTTGGCCCCAGCTCGATTGGTACCTCGAGGCCGGTGATTTCTACGTCGGAGTGCAGACCAAACGTGGCTGTCCCCATAACTGCTGTTATTGCGTTTACACGGCTGTGGAGGGCAAGCAGGTGCGTCTGAACCCTGTTCAAGCAGTGGTTTCGGAGATGCGTCAGCTCTACGACAGAGGTGTTCGAGGCTTTTGGTTCACCGACGCTCAATTCATTCCGGCTAAGCGCTACATCGAGGACGCCAAGGAGCTGTTACGTGCCATCAAGGCTGAGGGTCTGACCGACATCCGTTGGGCTGCCTATATCAGGGCCGACAATTTGGATCCAGAACTGGCTCAGCTGATGGTGGAGACCGGGATGAGCTACTTCGAGATCGGCATCACGTCGGGGTCGCAGGAGCTCGTGCGCAAAATGCGGATGGGCTACAACCTGCGCACGGTTCTGGAAAGTTGCAGGATGCTTGCGGAAGCTGGCTTCCGTGACCATGTGTCGGTGAACTATTCGTTCAACGTGATCGACGAGCGTCCGGAGACGATCCGCCAGACCGTTGCTTATCACCGTGAGCTGGAGCGCATCTTCGGCGCAGATCTTGTTGAGCCCGCGATTTTCTTCATCGGGCTGCAGCCCCACACTCATCTTGAGCAGTATGGATTCGATCAGGGTCTGATCAAACCCGGTTACAACCCCATGAGCATGATGCCCTGGACGGCGCGCAAGCTTCTCTGGAATCCAGAGCCGATGGGAAGCACGTTCGGCAGAATCTGTTTAGAGGCTTTTGACCTTGATCCTTCCGATTTCGGCCGAACCGTGATGTCACTGCTTGAGAGGGATTACGGCGTGGCTCCTCTGCAGGAAGCACTCCGTGCACCGCTTCAGGGTCGAGCTGCTTTGGCCAAAGCCGTGAGCTGACGCCATAGCAGAACGCTCAGAGCAATGATTCCCACCAGCCCGCCCAAGGGGTTGGCATGGGCGCCACCGGGGCCGATCAGCCAGTCGGGAGCACTGGGTGAGACCTGCAGCAAGCCTGAACGCAGTGCGAACCAGCCGCCGACCAGACCTCCATGTAATCCGACACAGCCCCATAGGCAACCTCTGTCCAGGCGCCGTTGCACAGCAAGAATGAGACCAAGCAGCAACAACCCTGTCAGTAGACCGACCATTGGCAGAAAACCCTGATCAAATCGGGTGTGCGCGAGGCTGAAGATCACGGCCTGACCGATGACGGCTGTGCGGGGACCGGTCAGTGCGTTGAGCTCTCCCCAAAGCCAGCCCCTAAAGAGCAGTTCCTCAGCTAATCCGAGTCCGAAGCAGAGCAACAAGGCGTTGATCACATCACCCGTGGTGAGCTCCCCGAGCCAGCGTCCCCAGGATCCCAACAGCAACGGCAGGCAAGTCAGGGCCAGCAGACCAGCGGAGCGCAGCAGACCCTGGATCAAGCAGGATCCGGCTGATGACTCACTGCGGCGGCTGCGAACTCCAAGGGTTAGCCAGGGCTGGCGACTGTTCCAGCGTTGGCGCACCCAGCTGGGCAACACCAGGATGAACAGCACGAAGGTGATGACGGTGCCGATCAACGACAGCCGTGGAGGTGAGGACCCAGGGATCAGGTAGGCGATGGGTTGTGCCATCAACCATCCCAGTCCGTACAGCGCGGGAATCAGAATGATCGCCGTGACCCAGCGGGGTTGGTGGCTGAGCAGACCACCCCAGGCTTCGGCAATGGGTTTAACGATTATTCCTCCGGCTCGATTGTGCTGGTGAGCCCCTTGCCCTTGAGTGTTTCGCAATAGAACTCGGCCGGCTCCAGGTCGCAGACGATCACAAGCCCCACGCCTGTGTTGTGAGCTTCAAGCATGACGGCCATGCAGTCTTGTTCGCTGAGTTGGGGCACCACCTGGCGCAAGGTGGTGACCACGTACTCCATGGAGTTCACAGGGTCGTTGTGAAGCAGCACTTTGTACCGGGGAGAGCGCTTGCGCACCTTTTCCGGTGCCTTATCCAGGACGGCCGCTCCACCTGGACTGCGGCTGGGGGTATCCACCGCCATGACCATGGTTCTCAGAGACAAGGAATCTAAAGGGACTGGAAGCACAGCTGGCGAATCAGAGGGCCTTGATCCGCGCCATGGCGCTGTCGACATTGTCTCGGCTGTTGAAGGCCGAGAGGCGGAAGTAACCCTCTCCGGCTGCGCCGAAGCCACTTCCAGGGGTGCCGACCACATTCGCCTGATTGAGCAGATGGTCAAAGAAGCCCCAGGAGTCCATGCCATCCGGAGTTTTGATCCATACGTAGGGAGCGTGCTCCCCGCCATAGACGGTGAGGCCAGCGGAATTGAGTTCGCGACGGATGATCGCGGCGTTTTCCATATAAAAGGCCACCAAGCCTTTGACCTCTCGCTGGCCGGCATCGGAGT
This genomic window from Synechococcus sp. MIT S9220 contains:
- a CDS encoding photosystem II high light acclimation radical SAM protein, encoding MQGLLQPPELLTQPKHSGERVLLVRLPCNPIFPIGPIYLADHLHKCFPGIPQRILDLAALPVLDVHRVLRITIDQFRPTLLVFSWRDIQIYAPVDGRGGNPLQNSFEVFYARNPLKRLHGALGGLRLMTSHYGELSRNQALVRRGLRQARRHRPEARAVLGGGAVSVFYEQLGRSLPKGTIVSVGEGEPLLEKLLLGQSLDGERCFVVGDPPRPGLIHEQPESRPKTACDYDYIASIWPQLDWYLEAGDFYVGVQTKRGCPHNCCYCVYTAVEGKQVRLNPVQAVVSEMRQLYDRGVRGFWFTDAQFIPAKRYIEDAKELLRAIKAEGLTDIRWAAYIRADNLDPELAQLMVETGMSYFEIGITSGSQELVRKMRMGYNLRTVLESCRMLAEAGFRDHVSVNYSFNVIDERPETIRQTVAYHRELERIFGADLVEPAIFFIGLQPHTHLEQYGFDQGLIKPGYNPMSMMPWTARKLLWNPEPMGSTFGRICLEAFDLDPSDFGRTVMSLLERDYGVAPLQEALRAPLQGRAALAKAVS
- a CDS encoding glycine betaine ABC transporter substrate-binding protein, with product MDGCLEVVMSGRQIRRRAVLLGGLGVAGISAASLVKLSAPSSSVSFSPPAGKGGVEGSRSSLPSSASARPTLRLGWSPWADAEVVSLIAQRVIQQAYDVNVERVLADIGIQYASIARGDLDLMLMAWLPLTHRDYYRRVRDRVVDFGSMYSGRLGWVVPDYVPASELSAIPDLRDPSLARRFDNRVQGIDPGSGLNQASAEALKNYRLNDLELVASSSAAMTAVLDQAIRKQRWVVVTSWTPHWMFARYRLRFLQDPQRVFGGIEWIHALGRPQLDLDMQDLAGFLTRFHLPDQEMSDLLFQANDQTAEAAVDDYIASHPARVRYWVTGDISAT
- a CDS encoding cyclopropane-fatty-acyl-phospholipid synthase family protein, which encodes MTSTYSEAASTAANYYDSDDADRFYAGIWGGEDIHIGLYESAEEPIATASRRTVDALIALIGQPLPPNQATTLRVVDFGSGYGGAARRLCSSPGIRVDAINISAVENNRHRLLNQEAGLSECITVHDASFEAVPLPDGCADVIWSQDAILHSGDRRTVMQEAARLLKPGGVMVMTDPMAADGVNADSLTAILDRIHLADLGSLERYHRWATEAGLTRTAWHDRTPMLIEHYNRVRLELRRRREDLERSITPAYLERMDAGLGHWVDGGQSGKLSWGLMRFSKPLN
- the psbA gene encoding photosystem II q(b) protein, with the translated sequence MTTTIQQRSGANGWQQFCEWVTSTNNRLYVGWFGVLMIPTLLAATTCFIVAFIAAPPVDIDGIREPVAGSLIYGNNIISGAVVPSSNAIGLHFYPIWEAASLDEWLYNGGPYQLVVFHFLIGIFCYMGREWELSYRLGMRPWICVAYSAPVAAASAVFLVYPFGQGSFSDGMPLGISGTFNFMLVFQAEHNILMHPFHMLGVAGVFGGSLFSAMHGSLVTSSLVRETTESESQNYGYKFGQEEETYNIVAAHGYFGRLIFQYASFNNSRSLHFFLAAWPVVGIWFTALGVSTMAFNLNGFNFNQSILDGQGRVLNTWADVLNRANLGMEVMHERNAHNFPLDLAAAESTPVALQAPAIG
- a CDS encoding glycine betaine/L-proline ABC transporter ATP-binding protein translates to MQSEISIESVWKLFGKSSSELIEQLRSGADPEDLHASRGVRAAVQDVSMQVRAGEIFVVMGLSGSGKSTLLRMLNGLISPCEGEVTVKGRSLNSMTAPQLAELRRHQMAMVFQSFALFPHRNVLENAAFGLEVAGMARKARTDRAMQALERVGLAAEARKRPRELSGGMQQRVGLARALALDPPILLMDEAFSALDPLIRKDMQDLLLDLQAEHRRTVVFISHDLDEAIRIGDRIALMQAGRLLQCDTAQRLLQHPANNEVRRFFRDVDVASVLTVEAIVQPPPRLSVCDVGEPLPDDGVVTMYVTDRLQHFRGLIRPGLGWVDMAAIKTLSIGTSVKAAIDVVATSSEPVPVLDDEQRLLGVISARQLLLAMEAGG
- a CDS encoding class I SAM-dependent methyltransferase — protein: MTTLRSHPSAESGDAQRFGQRPERVRETDHYQQEYIEQFADRWDRLIDWDAREEAEGNFFVRLLHEHGARSVLDVATGTGFHSVRLLREGFDVVSVDGSPNMLARAFKNARERDLLMRTVHADWRFLNRDIHGEYDAVICLGNSFTHLFRERDRRKALAEYYAVLKHNGILILDHRNYDRLLEGTSTSGKSNVYCGKDVEVGPEHVDDGLARFRYAFSDGSTYHLNMFPLRHGYVRRLMREVGFQRITSYGDYQRGHDDPDFYVHVAEKEYLFDTDITAI
- a CDS encoding proline/glycine betaine ABC transporter permease, whose translation is MTLILAAAHQPGWLGQAIDLSVEWLLANAQGLFDLIKVSVLALVSVTEMVLEWPPAWMFALITAALGFWRVNGGFALFVLLGFNLVLSMALWSEMIATLSLVITASGLALLIGLPLGILSARSRLVWRLVRPCLDLMQTMPAFVYLIPAVMLFSTGAVPSILATLIFAMPPVVRLTHLGIIQVPDDLIEAGRSFGCSDRQLLWKVQMPSAIPTVMTGVNQTIMLSLSMVVIASMIGGGGLGDVVLRGIQQLDVGMGFEGGIAVVILAVILDRLSQSFAGRRGSSFQQRLRAWMAVWRSS
- a CDS encoding CPBP family intramembrane glutamic endopeptidase — protein: MAQPIAYLIPGSSPPRLSLIGTVITFVLFILVLPSWVRQRWNSRQPWLTLGVRSRRSESSAGSCLIQGLLRSAGLLALTCLPLLLGSWGRWLGELTTGDVINALLLCFGLGLAEELLFRGWLWGELNALTGPRTAVIGQAVIFSLAHTRFDQGFLPMVGLLTGLLLLGLILAVQRRLDRGCLWGCVGLHGGLVGGWFALRSGLLQVSPSAPDWLIGPGGAHANPLGGLVGIIALSVLLWRQLTALAKAARP
- the clpS gene encoding ATP-dependent Clp protease adapter ClpS, translated to MVMAVDTPSRSPGGAAVLDKAPEKVRKRSPRYKVLLHNDPVNSMEYVVTTLRQVVPQLSEQDCMAVMLEAHNTGVGLVIVCDLEPAEFYCETLKGKGLTSTIEPEE